A window of the Pseudomonas fluorescens genome harbors these coding sequences:
- a CDS encoding sensor histidine kinase translates to MQRLEEQKTAAPNVALAAIKSWGGQFNLLRWFSLASFFIIAAVALGLGYISTRFVVTESVERDALLTAQFVQAIGDAEMRHANITPQRTMGEMLDPRQDGNYPDVDPLAHAAARAEFLDHVEHLPDVLLATVYALDRTVIWSTNPELINVKFEDDDELDESFEMKVPVSSSYHKIDDEKPEQRLSREPKYLFIENYIPMFNADKSKVVAMVEIYKEPADLVDRIDRGFASIWAATILGGAAIYLGLFWIVRRASTLLQSQQQQLISNETFVALGEMSSAVAHSLRNPLATIRSSAELAQEIASPGAQRNIGDIISQVDRMSRWVRELLVSLRPMSDDGEAVELLAAVEDTLGAFDALIRRNGVEVRFTPQNCPPVVSQKVLLTQILNSLFANALEAMPKGGVLSVEIETPHTGHVRMTLSDTGKGMSAQQQQLVFKPFFTTKQGGLGVGLALVKRIMERFQGSVVLTSREQEGTRVSLNFRVASGGEYGTQHSAGRG, encoded by the coding sequence ATGCAGCGACTGGAAGAACAAAAAACAGCAGCGCCGAACGTAGCGTTGGCAGCCATCAAGAGTTGGGGCGGACAGTTCAATCTGCTGCGCTGGTTCTCGCTGGCCAGTTTTTTCATCATCGCGGCCGTGGCGCTGGGGCTGGGTTATATCTCGACGCGCTTCGTGGTCACCGAAAGCGTGGAGCGCGATGCGTTGCTCACCGCGCAATTCGTGCAGGCTATCGGCGATGCGGAAATGCGCCACGCCAACATCACGCCGCAACGGACCATGGGCGAGATGCTCGACCCGCGCCAGGACGGGAACTACCCCGACGTCGACCCGCTGGCCCATGCTGCGGCCCGCGCCGAGTTTCTCGATCATGTCGAACACTTGCCCGACGTGTTGCTGGCCACGGTGTATGCCCTGGACCGCACGGTCATCTGGTCGACCAACCCCGAACTGATCAACGTCAAATTTGAAGATGACGACGAGCTGGATGAGTCGTTCGAAATGAAGGTGCCGGTGTCTTCCAGCTACCACAAGATCGACGATGAAAAACCCGAACAGCGACTGTCCCGCGAACCCAAATACCTGTTCATCGAAAACTACATCCCGATGTTCAACGCCGACAAAAGCAAAGTGGTCGCCATGGTCGAGATCTACAAGGAACCGGCGGATCTTGTCGACCGCATCGATCGCGGGTTCGCTTCGATCTGGGCTGCGACGATCCTCGGTGGCGCGGCGATTTACCTCGGATTGTTCTGGATCGTGCGGCGCGCCTCGACGTTGTTGCAGAGCCAGCAACAGCAACTGATCAGCAACGAAACCTTTGTCGCGCTGGGCGAGATGTCTTCAGCGGTGGCCCACAGCCTGCGCAATCCGCTGGCGACCATTCGTTCCAGTGCCGAACTGGCCCAGGAAATCGCCAGCCCCGGCGCGCAGCGCAACATCGGCGACATCATCAGCCAGGTCGACCGCATGTCGCGCTGGGTGCGCGAACTGCTGGTGTCGTTGCGCCCGATGAGTGACGACGGCGAGGCGGTGGAGTTGCTGGCGGCGGTCGAAGACACCCTGGGGGCGTTTGATGCGCTGATCCGGCGCAATGGCGTCGAAGTGCGATTCACGCCACAAAATTGCCCGCCGGTCGTCAGTCAAAAGGTGCTGCTGACGCAAATTCTCAATAGCCTGTTTGCCAACGCCCTGGAAGCGATGCCCAAGGGGGGCGTACTCAGTGTCGAGATTGAAACACCGCACACCGGTCATGTGCGCATGACCCTGAGCGATACCGGCAAAGGCATGAGCGCGCAGCAGCAACAACTGGTGTTCAAACCGTTTTTCACCACCAAGCAGGGCGGCCTCGGGGTCGGCCTGGCGCTGGTCAAAAGAATCATGGAGCGGTTTCAGGGTTCGGTCGTCCTGACCAGCCGGGAGCAGGAAGGAACCCGCGTCAGTCTCAACTTTAGAGTGGCATCGGGAGGGGAATATGGAACACAGCATTCTGCTGGTCGAGGATGA
- a CDS encoding sigma-54-dependent transcriptional regulator encodes MEHSILLVEDDELLAENIQTYLERKDFEVTVCHSAEDALAQLESFMPDIVLTDNSLPGMSGHDLIQKLRISAPELKVIMMTGYGNVEDAVVAMKEGAFHYVTKPVALPELKLLLDKALATERMERTLSFYQDREAQKSGVQALIGESSPMQYLKNTIGQLLDAERRMANTDLPPVLVEGETGTGKELVARALHFDGPRSKGPFVEFNCASIPSNLVESELFGHEKGAFTDAKDRRVGLVEAADGGTLFLDEIGEMDLLLQAKLLKLLEDRTIRRVGSVKERKVNLRVISATNCNLEQMVQQGKFRRDLFFRLRIISIKVPRLYARGEDILLLARHFLASHGKRYGKPNLHFSDQAEELLLSYTWPGNVRELRNMLEQTVLLAPSDTIAAHQLNVCMSLCDDLPPQHQHEVPQFEPRPASNTESMNLPEVERDMVRKMLDKTDWNVTKSARLLGLSRDMLRYRIEKLGLARPDKRQW; translated from the coding sequence ATGGAACACAGCATTCTGCTGGTCGAGGATGACGAACTGCTGGCCGAGAATATTCAGACCTACCTGGAGCGCAAAGACTTCGAGGTGACGGTCTGCCACTCGGCCGAGGACGCGCTGGCGCAACTGGAAAGCTTCATGCCGGACATCGTCCTGACCGACAACTCGCTGCCGGGCATGAGCGGTCACGATCTGATCCAGAAGCTGCGCATCAGCGCGCCGGAACTGAAAGTGATCATGATGACCGGTTACGGCAACGTCGAAGACGCGGTGGTCGCAATGAAGGAGGGCGCCTTTCATTACGTCACCAAACCGGTCGCGCTGCCGGAGCTCAAACTGCTGCTGGACAAGGCCCTGGCCACCGAACGGATGGAGCGCACGCTGTCGTTCTACCAGGATCGCGAAGCACAGAAATCCGGAGTGCAGGCGCTGATCGGCGAGTCCTCGCCGATGCAATACCTGAAAAACACCATCGGCCAGTTGCTCGACGCCGAGCGGCGCATGGCCAACACCGACCTGCCGCCGGTACTGGTGGAAGGCGAAACCGGAACCGGCAAGGAACTGGTGGCCCGCGCGCTGCACTTCGACGGCCCGCGCAGCAAAGGCCCGTTCGTTGAATTCAACTGCGCGTCGATTCCGTCCAACCTGGTGGAATCAGAACTGTTTGGCCATGAGAAAGGCGCGTTCACCGACGCCAAGGATCGCCGGGTCGGGCTGGTGGAAGCGGCGGACGGCGGCACATTGTTCCTTGACGAGATCGGCGAAATGGATTTGCTGTTGCAGGCCAAACTGTTGAAGCTGCTGGAGGATCGCACCATTCGCCGGGTCGGCTCGGTGAAGGAGCGCAAGGTCAACCTGCGGGTGATCAGCGCGACCAATTGCAACCTGGAGCAGATGGTCCAGCAGGGCAAGTTCCGCCGCGATCTGTTTTTCCGTTTGCGGATCATCTCGATCAAGGTCCCGCGCCTGTACGCCCGTGGCGAAGACATCCTGCTGCTGGCCCGGCACTTCCTCGCCAGCCACGGCAAGCGCTATGGCAAACCGAACCTGCATTTCAGCGATCAGGCCGAAGAACTGCTGCTCAGTTACACCTGGCCTGGCAACGTGCGCGAGTTGCGCAACATGCTCGAACAGACCGTGTTGCTGGCGCCGAGCGACACCATCGCCGCGCATCAACTGAACGTGTGCATGAGCCTGTGCGATGACCTGCCACCGCAGCATCAGCACGAAGTACCGCAATTCGAACCACGCCCCGCGAGCAACACCGAATCGATGAACCTGCCGGAAGTCGAGCGCGACATGGTGCGCAAGATGCTCGACAAGACCGACTGGAACGTCACCAAATCGGCGCGCCTGCTGGGCCTGAGCCGCGACATGCTGCGCTACCGGATCGAAAAACTCGGCCTCGCGCGCCCGGACAAGCGTCAGTGGTAA
- a CDS encoding class I SAM-dependent methyltransferase, whose translation MEVPNNKNAVESNRQAWNDSARHHQDSPDWQALLTEVTQADFSCLDDTLRGLLEKVGVDGKDVVQLCCNNGRESLSLFALGARSVVGVDQSSAFLEQARELNKRSPHKAEFIEADIHHLPESLRARFDVALITIGVFGWMPDIGELFRHVASTLKPGGQLVIYETHPFLEMVDPEAEDPFCLATSYFREEPFVQEEPIVYVGKVEQQAAKSYWFVHTLGAIFTAAIEAGLNITHFKEYPHSNREEVYDQYQNREAQMPMCFTWVGVKS comes from the coding sequence ATGGAAGTGCCAAACAATAAAAACGCCGTCGAGAGCAATCGTCAGGCGTGGAATGATTCCGCCCGTCATCACCAGGACTCCCCCGACTGGCAGGCCTTGCTGACCGAGGTCACCCAGGCTGACTTTTCCTGCCTTGACGACACCCTTCGCGGCTTGCTCGAAAAGGTCGGTGTCGATGGCAAAGACGTCGTGCAGCTGTGTTGCAACAACGGCCGCGAAAGCCTGTCATTGTTCGCCCTCGGCGCACGGAGCGTGGTCGGTGTCGATCAATCGAGCGCGTTCCTCGAACAGGCCCGCGAACTGAACAAGCGTTCGCCGCACAAGGCCGAATTCATCGAAGCCGATATTCATCATTTGCCTGAATCGCTGCGCGCCCGTTTCGACGTCGCGCTGATCACCATCGGCGTCTTTGGCTGGATGCCCGACATCGGAGAACTCTTCCGCCACGTCGCTTCCACCCTTAAACCGGGCGGGCAACTGGTGATCTACGAAACCCACCCGTTCCTGGAAATGGTCGACCCGGAGGCCGAAGACCCGTTTTGCCTTGCCACCTCGTACTTTCGCGAAGAACCGTTCGTGCAGGAAGAACCGATCGTCTACGTCGGCAAGGTCGAACAGCAGGCTGCGAAGTCCTACTGGTTCGTGCACACCCTCGGCGCGATCTTCACCGCCGCCATCGAGGCCGGCCTGAACATCACGCACTTCAAGGAGTACCCGCACTCGAACCGGGAAGAAGT